A window from Salvia miltiorrhiza cultivar Shanhuang (shh) chromosome 2, IMPLAD_Smil_shh, whole genome shotgun sequence encodes these proteins:
- the LOC131012765 gene encoding dirigent protein 22-like, whose amino-acid sequence MASNIFILPLLLFLSIFTCSTAKLGHQKETEMTVYYHEYSGSRNATLIEIPGPSTGPLNTTKFGLMMCTDDPITEKFEEGSVQIARGRGIYVISALDGSHAHMLVSVVFINGKYKGSTLEIQGSYALRERATEVAVVGGTGKFRLARGYATFEVLYTDSLRGYLLARSNMIVLHY is encoded by the coding sequence ATGGCGTCCAACATATTCATATTACCTTTACTTCTCTTCCTCTCCATTTTCACGTGTTCTACGGCAAAGCTAGGGCACCAAAAAGAGACCGAAATGACCGTCTACTACCACGAATATTCCGGCAGCCGGAATGCGACTTTGATCGAGATACCGGGCCCGTCAACCGGCCCCCTAAACACCACCAAGTTCGGGCTCATGATGTGCACGGACGATCCGATAACCGAAAAATTCGAGGAAGGCTCGGTCCAAATTGCAAGGGGCCGGGGCATATATGTCATATCGGCCTTAGATGGGTCCCACGCTCACATGCTAGTATCGGTTGTGTTTATCAATGGCAAGTATAAAGGCAGCACATTGGAGATACAAGGCTCTTACGCGCTGCGTGAGCGGGCGAcggaggtggcggtggtgggtGGCACGGGGAAATTCCGGCTAGCCCGCGGTTACGCGACTTTCGAGGTTCTTTACACCGATTCTTTGCGCGGGT